The following proteins are encoded in a genomic region of Glycine soja cultivar W05 chromosome 17, ASM419377v2, whole genome shotgun sequence:
- the LOC114393485 gene encoding allene oxide synthase 1, chloroplastic-like, whose amino-acid sequence MASSASTTLSSPFLRLEFPSSTKQRSSISIRASVSEKPPLPAVSVTSPEPSKLPIRKIPGDCGFPVIGPFKDRQDYFYKQGRDEFFKSRIQKYQSTVFRTNMPPGPFLAPDPNVVVLLDAKSFPVLFDNSKVEKKDVFTGTFMPSTELTGGYRVLSYLDPSEPKHALLKQLMFFLLKSRRAHVISEFHASYKELFHALEANLAEAGKASFGDANDQAAFNFLSRSLFNSNPADTKLGLDGPKIVQKWVLFQIGPILRLGLPQFLEESTIRTFRLPFSLIKKDYQRLYDFFYESSGLVLDEAERLGITRDEACHNLLFATCFNSFGGMKLFFPNVLKWIGRAGVKLHARLAEEIRSAVRSGGGEISMAAMEKMPLMKSVVYEAFRIDPPVALQFGRAKRDLIIESHDHAFQVKEGEMLFGYQPFATKDPRIFERAEEFVGDRFVGEEGEKLLKHVLWSNGPETESPTLGNKQCAGKDFVTLVSRLFVVEFFLRYDSFEIQVGTSPLGSSVTITSLKRASF is encoded by the coding sequence ATGGCATCCTCAGCCTCGACCACGCTGTCTTCTCCCTTCCTGCGACTAGAATTCCCCTCCTCAACCAAACAACGCTCTTCAATCTCCATCAGAGCCTCGGTCTCCGAGAAACCCCCGCTACCGGCTGTGTCGGTGACCTCCCCGGAGCCCAGCAAGCTTCCGATCCGCAAAATCCCCGGCGACTGCGGGTTCCCGGTGATCGGTCCCTTCAAGGACCGCCAAGACTATTTCTACAAGCAAGGGCGCGACGAGTTCTTCAAGTCCCGCATCCAAAAGTACCAGTCAACGGTCTTCCGCACCAACATGCCCCCTGGCCCCTTCCTCGCCCCCGACCCAAACGTCGTCGTTCTCCTCGATGCCAAAAGTTTCCCCGTCCTCTTCGACAACTCTAAGGTCGAGAAAAAAGACGTCTTCACTGGAACCTTCATGCCTTCCACCGAACTCACCGGCGGTTACCGAGTCCTTTCTTACCTCGACCCCTCCGAACCCAAACACGCCCTCCTCAAACAACTCATGTTCTTCCTCCTCAAATCACGTCGCGCCCACGTCATCTCTGAGTTCCACGCGTCCTACAAAGAACTCTTCCACGCCCTCGAAGCCAACCTCGCCGAAGCCGGCAAAGCCAGCTTCGGCGATGCCAACGACCAAGCCGCCTTCAACTTTTTATCACGCTCCCTCTTCAACTCCAACCCCGCCGATACCAAACTGGGCCTCGACGGCCCAAAAATCGTTCAGAAATGGGTTCTCTTTCAGATCGGCCCAATTCTCCGATTGGGCCTCCCTCAATTCTTAGAAGAATCCACCATCCGAACCTTCCGTCTCCCGTTCTCTCTGATAAAAAAAGATTACCAGAGACTATACGATTTCTTCTACGAGTCTTCCGGTCTAGTATTAGACGAAGCGGAGCGATTGGGGATCACGCGCGATGAGGCTTGCCATAATCTGTTGTTCGCCACCTGCTTTAACTCCTTCGGCGGGATGAAGCTTTTTTTCCCGAACGTGTTGAAGTGGATCGGACGCGCCGGGGTGAAGCTCCACGCGCGGCTGGCGGAGGAGATTCGCTCCGCCGTGAGAAGCGGCGGCGGGGAGATCAGCATGGCGGCGATGGAGAAGATGCCGCTGATGAAATCCGTGGTGTACGAGGCGTTCCGAATCGACCCGCCGGTGGCGCTGCAGTTCGGGAGGGCGAAGAGAGACTTGATCATTGAGAGCCACGACCACGCGTTTCAGGTGAAGGAAGGGGAGATGCTGTTCGGGTACCAACCATTCGCGACGAAGGATCCTAGGATCTTCGAGAGGGCCGAGGAGTTTGTCGGGGACAGGTTCGTCGGGGAGGAAGGGGAGAAGCTCCTCAAGCACGTGCTGTGGTCCAATGGGCCTGAGACTGAGTCTCCAACACTTGGGAACAAGCAATGCGCCGGAAAAGACTTCGTCACCTTGGTTTCGAGGCTTTTCGTTGTGGAGTTCTTTCTTCGCTATGATTCCTTCGAGATTCAAGTGGGAACTTCTCCCTTGGGTTCTTCCGTTACTATTACTTCCCTAAAGAGAGCAAGcttttag